ACattagccctccgacgctcaaattaaTTTTCTGCATAATAGAGAATAGTAAGAATATTATAGCAAATTAAAGAACGTGTTCAATAGCAAAGTTGTACATACATCTACTTATAGATAGAAACCCCTTTTATAATGTCACTATAGTGTTTGTGCACGTATTTTCTACGCACGTTTTCTAAAACGTCTTAAACAAAAACAAGTCAAAAAGTATCCCTAATACTTTTCCTTAAGCGAACACGTAAATATCTTATGTGAAAGACGGAAAGCTTCTAAAGGACAATCGGGCTGCTGGACATGCTATGTTGTCAGTGGCACAAGCCTCCAAAAGAGGGTAATGAAATATGTAGTTGGATCCCACTATAGGTGACTGGATCCCTCTCGAACTGGCTATCCTTGTTCGGTCATACCGTTCGGAGCTGTTGGCTTGTCCCTTTCTCTACTTCCCGACCGTCAGTGGTTACCTTTATCCGACCGGCCATGCTACTCGATTGGCGAGGACTGGCCTATCATGAATTGTTGCTTACCTCTTAACTCCAATAATTGCTATCGGATGATGGTCGTTCGACATCCTCGCTCGACCAATTGAGGGCTCCCGATCATCTAGTCCGATCGGCTGAACAAGACCTTTAACCATTTTTAACCTTAACCTCTACATTAGTAGGTCTTTTCCCTCTTTAACCCTTCTTTAGTTGACCCGTCTTCATCATCACATCATATACTCTAAGAAGGACAGACCGATATACGAAACTTTCGTCATGTGAGATCCTAAAGAAGGATCTATTATACGCAGtcttatcatattttttataaaagattattttaaaattcaaatccattacttttttatcataaaataataattttatcgttACACAAGACTCCCTTCTTCCCTTCGTATATTCTAATTTAGTGAATGTTTGTGATATTATTTTGTCTCTCTGTAAAATGATCATATCAAGTCTCAAGACATCCAATCATTCTCAGCTCTTCTTCTCCTACAGATCAGATGGCTACAGACAGATCTGTTGACAGGAGGACCAGTTAGAAGCTGGGCCTTGCTTAATTCTTACATGTTCGATAGGCCTAAAGTTGATGCTTCCTCGAGTactttcaaaatataattaagcATGCAGGAAGATCTGTCACAATAAGTAATAATTAGTATCGATCATATTCTCGACAGGAAACAATTGTCTTCACTCTTGATTGTCTCTAACTAGTCATATATTTCTTCACTCACTCCCGTCAAATTTCATTAGTTTTTCATGTGTTAGGTTGCCATGTTAGACTAGTTGTGCAATTTTAATTTGGACGTCACCTCAGACCTCTATTAAATTATTAAGCCGtgttagaaaaaaattatattggaAAACTTTGACCGAGATCCAGCTTGTAGTGGCATGGCTCCACTATCCAACAATAAGCCAATCAATTTAGATTCATTTTTGGGTGGAACTAAAACCAGATCAAACCTCGATTAATATGTCTTTACAAATTGGCTCAACTTGGTACATATTTAACTATGAGTTTCTCATGGAAGAACTCTTAAGTTTAGATTCCATTAATCAAAGATACATCTTAGTGCATCTATACCAGTTTTTCtatccaaaatatataatttaagataaaaattACTTTGTTAAATTTGAATATCCATTTTTCAATACACCATATATCAACTTTCCTATtttctctctctcctctataatgtttaggaaataaaattcattccctaaatttagagaagtattgTTCATACATGCATAATTTAAGGAATGGATAGGGTAGCTAATGCAAAGATTTTTTAATtatcctatctaaaatttaatGTAAAATATTTGAATAGAGTATCTGACGTAGATGCTGTTAATACTCCGGTGCTCTAACATTTTCTAACCTAAGTCTAATAAATTACAATAAGCCAGGGCCATGTGGGTTGGAACtctcttaattaattattaatgctTTGGAAAGATAGATATGCTTAATATGGGAGAAAGGGGAACAAAAGAGAACAATTAATTTCATCTATAtttattatgactcattgaatgtaAAGAAGCAAAGACAATTAATACAATTAAATAGAGGAAGATGGAAAGTCatccaaaaaaatataaaatgataTACTGAGTGATATGATGCATGATTGTGGGATCAGTAAGATAATGTAGTTAGGAGTCAAGACCAcaggatggtcagaagtcaagcttacgtgaatgtcagaagtcaagcttacgtggaggtcagaagtccagcctccgtggctggtcagaagtcaagcttacgtggtcAGGGTTAAAGTCTCAACTGACGGGGCAGTCAAAGGATAGGATTATAAGTCGGACGAGAGCCAGCCCTAATAGCGATTAAGGACCGGGCCCATGGGCCAAGTACGGTTGAGGACTGAGCCCCTAGGCTAGGTAAAGGTAGAGGAAAGAAGGCCCCTGACGTAGAATAggcctggcgtgcaggtcggaacgtacatgccatggataacaagcagaagcaggtcgggagacAGACCTGGGCGTACAGGTCGGACGGACAAGCCATGGAGAATAGCGGACAGGAGctggtcgggatacagacctgagCGTGCAGGACGGAACAGACAAGCCATGAATAACAAGCAGAAGCAGGTCGAGATACAGACCTGGGCGTGAACGAACAAGCCATGGAGAATagcggacagaagcaggtcgggatacagacctgggcgtgcaggtcggaacggacaagtcatggataacaagcagaagcaggtcgggatacagacctgggcgtgcaggtcggaacggacaagtcatggataacaagCAGaaacaggtcgggatacagacctgggcgtgcaggtcggaacggacaagtcatggataacaagTAGAAGCAGGTCGCGAGACAGACctgggcgtacaggtcggaacgggcaagccatggataacaagcAGAAGCAGGTCGAGAGACAGACCTGGTCGAGCAGGTCGGAACGGACAAGCCATGAAGAATagcggacagaagcaggtcaTGATATAGACctaggcgtacaggtcggaacagacaagccatggataaccaCAGAGGCAGGTCGGAATATAGACCTAAGCGTGGAAGTCGGAACGtacaaaccatggataacatcatacagatgcaggtcgggatacagacctggcgtgcaggtcgggatacagacctggcgtgcaggtcgggatacagacctgatatacaggtcggaacgtacaagtcaCAGATAACAGCATACAGAAACAGGTTGGAATACAGACCGCGGAGTATAGACCTAGCATtcaggcactacaggacaaacaagtCAGGGAATTGCAACTGCCTGTTAGAGAATGCCAGAGAATAATCagtatgtcagggaatatgcgaACAGTTGGGGCTCATTACCCCTTTTGATTCCATCGCCAGCCTATAAGAAGGTGTCACGTGTCATTCACCACCAGagaaagcctgacagccgacattccctgacacccgtcagacccagaaattttcgttgcagtataaaaagggatactttgtcccttatgcaggtacgctcactcgtcatttctcactagtctttacttttcatcctttctctgtattttctggggaaaaagtaccttatttgagcgtcggagggcctgacccggggactttttccctggtttcttgtctctaacgactcgtggactcgtctgagtgtgcgcagagctgcagtgtcatcgtcctggtcatcttCCTTCGTCAGCCACCCGTGCGAACCTTTCCAAGGGGTGTCAGGTAAATCAGACGTCTCGACAACTTTCCGTCAACTTCTAGTACATCGAAGTTCGTTTTCAtccgactcaacttccggacAAAATCACTGAATATGAAGAAAAAGATGTTCATCTCCATCTCTAAACTCTCCATTATTCATAATTCCTCTTCTTACTGTGACTTTTAATTTGAACGTCAGAGTGTAAATGTCGGACACCTCCTGGCGCCGCCTTTGTTTGCAGATATTCCCCGCGGCGATACTCCCTTTTCTTCTTGGCAGCATCGGTCAAAGCATAAGCCAACTCATCGGCGAGTAATCTTGGAGAATCTCGGTGTAGGATCAACGTTGATCACCCAATAGATGGTTTCGGTACCAGACAAACCAAAGAGCACATGCTGATTAGCAAATTTAATGTTATGGGAGGAGGGACAAGATATAGTACCTAACTCTGTACAAAATAGCATTATTTATCAGGAAGAAAGGTCAGCTAACATGGCTTATGAAATAAGCCAAATATTAATTCCTTGATTCAAAGATAGATATATTAAATTATCGGAATTGTTTTCTTGTGGATATCTAATCCTTGCTGACATCAAGTAACATGAAGTTGGAACTGGTCAAGCTGATGAGTGCATGGATGAATATGAGTATGAGCCACGGGAGACGACAGACACATCGTCGTGCGATAGCTTCACAGGGTTCTTGCCTACGCATGTCCATGCATGTCTACATCTGCAAAACAGAGAATACAGTTGGGGGCTGCATGACCTTTCAATCAAGTATTGAAAGTTCTCACATGTCACCTCTTTAGGTTTGTTTATTGATTGTTGTTCGGTATGTATCTCGTACTCCATGCACATGGTTGAGGAAAGTGTAAAGAAGTTAAATAGCCACACTATATCACATGTTTTGCGTGATTGCTGGATTTCATGAACAGGAGCATTAATCATTACTGTAATTTTGTCTCAACTTTTATCATTTATGTGTTTGGAGAATTTGATGCATGTGAGTTCAAATTTGGACTCGATCGCCAAGTACGCAATTCAATTATTATGAGCTTTGATGAGGGTAATTAATCtaccaaattatattatattattatatgtgGTACTAATTAATTAAACTTGATATCTAGCCCTACAAACTAAAGTCAGAGAGAAAGTACCATTAGCTCTCTGTAGGTTAGGTTCAAAGACATCAAACAAAACCCTGAAAGTCAAGCAAGTTGAAACCCAACGTTGTTGTGGTCCACCATCTTTCAATTCTTGATCAAGAATTCAAGATCGATCGAGTTTATAGATTTGGCCACACTCTTTTAGGAGAGGTCTGTGTTACAATGATCAGCCACGTGCATTCAATTCGATGAGGTCAACAACTATATATCTAGTTAGTTGGTCGATGATATTGGTGGTGTACAACAAGGACactccctctctctctcctctaGATTTTGTTGAATCCAACTCATCACACCGTGTGTGTTtgatagagagagagaggggggagaTCGAATTTAATACAATTCCgtgattcaagaaactttgtgaCTGGTTCGACGTCTTCCTCACCGACAGCtcacaaggagaagaaaaagagtcTCCGAGTAATTGCTAATTAACCCCTTTCTCCTCCACTTCCACATCCATTGCATGGTAGTTGTGTATATAATAATAGTAAGAATTCTTGAATAATATTGTTCGATTCACCATTTGATTCTAAAATCTATACGCATGCATGATCACACATTTGCATCATCCATCAGCTCTGGTTAATCTTGACACAACCATGTATACGTAATCTAAACCCTCTTTCACACACAAACAAAAGAAATGGTTGTCTCCTTGTGCTAGGGTTAGGTTTTGTTCAATCCACCTGTCTCGCGAACCATGGAATTTTAGCTGCCTGATTACCTCACTTCATTTAATTCCCTTCTCTCCTAAACAAGATAAGTCAATCAAAGAAGCAAGGTTATaggtagaagaagaggaaggggaaATTTTCTTTGGCTGGGGCTGCCATGGCAAGTAGTGGGAAGGACGCATCTACTAGCCCCggcgaagaaggaggaggaggaaatgGAGGGAGCTCAAGCAATAGCACCGTCGAGGAGAGTGATCGGGACCAGAGGATGAGAGGAGTGCGCCAATACGTCAGATCAAAGAACCCGAGGATTCGGTGGACGCCGGAATTGCACCTTTGCTTCGTTCGCGCAGTCAAGAGGCTTGGTGGCAAAGCCAGTGAGTTAGATCTCttcaattgatcgatcgattgatcgaaaaAGCTCTTCGGTTTCTTGATCTAAAGCTGTTCGATCCATCTCTCTCTGATCTCATCTTGTTAATTAATAAGCAGAAGCAACACCAAAGCTGGTACTTCAGCTGATGAATGTGAAGGGACTCAGCATAGCTCATATCAAGAGTCACCTCCAGGTTTGAGTTCTTTGATTATCAAGACGGATATAAGCTTAAGATTTTGCACCTTAATTTGTCGTGATAAATCACTTATTTGTTTACAGATGTATAGAAGTAAGAAGATGGATGATTCTGGTCACGGTATATATCCATTCTTTTTGTAATTATTGATCAATAGGGTTTAGGATATAGATTGACAGATCATGATCGATTACTTGTTTCAGTCATGGAGCATCCACAAATAATGGTGGAAAGCAGTGAGCAACATGTGTACAGTCTCAACAAGTTTCCAACATTATTGGACACTTGTAATAACACTAATTGGAGGTACACTTAAAATCAGCTTCTGATTAAATTTAATGATCAATGAATTACCATGACTAGTTAAAATTCCCTCTTTTTTCATTATAATCTGCAGATCAGATGAGTTTCCTTGGAGCAACCACAGATCACATTGGGTATTCCAAAACCAAATCCTCAGAAAGGCCATGAGTGATGCTgctactgcaacagctgctaatGGATTAATAAGATATTATGATTTGGCAAATGGCATGGTACCTTCAAATCCAAGCTCCAAAACAGACAGAGAAACTCTCAGTCAAAATGTTCAAGAAGGAAGCCAAGAGCCCGATCTCACTCTATCTCTGAGTATTGGATTATCAAGGAAGGATAAAAGACCCAAAACCTTGGGAGATGAGACAGCAACAGATAGGAAGTCTTCACTCTCTTTGTTTAGTTCTTCTTCATGACTGGAAACATGATGCATGCCAAGGAGCAGCAGGGTAGAAGAAAAAGATCAATTAATTAATCAGAGCTTGATGATCAAGTACTGTGGATCTGACTGCATGATCCTAATGTAGTGAGATGTTTGGTACTTGAACTTGTTTAATTATTTTCTCTCTTAATTTCCATTTATATATTGTATGACAGGATTATTATGCATAGATTTAATCACCTGTATGTACAGtagaaatattaattaaatggcaTGCATTTGTTGAGAAGAAGATTGACTTGACTGGTCCTTAAATTTGCCTTTGATTTTGTTGTGCATTCCTTGTGGTTAGAATTAAATGGTCGGTATAGTGAATACTTTTGTTAATTTCCAGTATAATAATTGTGATAATatggaagttttttttttcttaagtaATCTCAATTAACTCTTGTTTACATCATAAATGTTTATGTAATTTGCATGGCATATATATTTAAGGTCTAGGTATCCAGATTAATTACAATTATAAAAGTCATGTAATTAAATAGGTTGTAAATCATATGTTACAATTCTTAACAAAACTACTTTGGTTAGATAATTGAATTATTTGTCATATTCATTCAACATTTGCATAGGGACTTAATAAGTTTAGGTGtgctcatttttttttaaataagtttatgtGATAAAGTTTTTCTCTCCGTGTAGACTagtataaatttatttaaataataaggaaaaaaaatacttttaacccactatattttctatcaaattatattttacctgtatttaaaaaataatgctTAACCCTCCTTTGACCAAAGTCAAAtgtgaaaaaattataaaagataattatatccttatgttttttattttttttataatattaagagggaaaaaatatattgaattgatgtggaaaataattacatATATATTTGGGGTCGGCTctttaattattaattagttgGATCGATGGTATACACATGGAGAAAAACATATATATaaggacaaaaaaaaatatagaagcaTTTAGTGATTGTGCCCTTCATCACTCGCTCGGATCTGTGGTTGATGTTAGTTTGTCGGTGCGCCCGCTCTCGATGTCTTGCAAAGCAAAGCATGCCAGTTCATGGTTGGTATTGTCGGTGTTATTCTTTTTGGCGATCAAGTCAGTGATGAATTGAAATGTGAGGCTCATGTGCATGcatgagaaaaataaaagagctcaaagaagatgaagaaagtTTACCTTcgcgtaaaaaaaaaaaattataccttCACCTATTTTCGTGGAATCTTAGATAATTGTGGACAGAGAcggatctaaaattttaaatttatagggaagtaaagaaaataattattatacattGTATTCAAAAGCTACAAACCGGGACAATAAAAACATACATTTTAAACTACTTAATTTTAttcatataattaatttttatatattattagagGTTACAAGtaatttattgattttaattaGTAAATCAATAGTCATACATATGttgaaaatatcaattaaaaacttgaattatCTAGAATTAGTTTAGATATCAACAAAGGAAATAAAAGTGaacataaattattaataaatttaatattattttttcctttgaagattatcaaaaaaaatatcaaaaaccaaagacataattattttttacaaattttgttCACATTTGACTTTGGTCCAACGaggttaaatgttatttttaaaatataggaGGGTAAAATGTTACTTGATGGAAAATAGAGGGGTTAAagatatttttctcaaataataataattaatgtgATTTGATATAAGTATACAAGCGgttcaaaatataaaattaaacgaGTGAAGATTTGGATAACGAATTATTTCAAGTCTCCGTTTAGAAATGTATGTGCATTCTATTATCTGCTCATCTTCTCAGGAGGTCAGATCTTCTGGTCTAAAATTTTTTGAACCAGAAAAGGCCTTATCCATTTATTGGCGGGATGAATTGGACCCTACCTATTAAACAGGTGGGATCCAGTTCATTCAGCCAATAAATGAATAGTGGACCAGGACTGGTCCAGGAAtcctggaccagaggatccctgtCCACAGGTGcctgaatttataaattttgttttGACCCAAAACAAAATTTATTATCAACTAGTTAAGGTATTCATATTAGTTTGAAGATTAATATATATCACCTCTTTCAAAAATAGAGTTTATATGTCATATACTTATTATAATAATATCTTTCacatatttatattcatttatttaatattaatccTCATTATTTGTGGGATTgtccatttatttatttttattctttatataaaattaattttcttattttatttttatataaaatcgcTCGTTAACAATGTTGAAAGAATTGAACGTAATTAAAATATTGGTTAACACTCACTCATATTGGTATAACATCATTTGAGTATTATAACACCTACCATTAACTATGAAAATTGAGTTAGGTGGGTCATTTAATATTAATATAACAAAAGGGATATAAATATAATAttcattatatatttgcctccaaACTGTAGTAGAAAATGAATGGATATGTGAAAAAAATTATCTATATATTTCTCATTGCCATTTATTTGAATAATCTTACAACATTTATAAGGACAATTTACTTTTCCATACTATTTTAAAATGAAAAGTTAGCCCatgattttaaaagtttaaaatccaATGCAGATTCAGTAAAATAAATGAATTTAATTAgctaggaaataaaaaaaaaatcgcaTATAACTACCctgataaatatatatatatatatatatatatacatgttcCTTATCAGTGTATCATGATAGACGAGTGAAGGGACCCGCAAGCAAACAATCGTTGACTGCATATGGGCATGCGACAGCATCGACATAACATAAGGAAACAACTagttcatgaatttcaaaagggTGAAAATAATAAGGTACCTGAAGCTTATTTAAAATACGTTAATCTATCTCAAAATTTTAGTGAAACCATTCTGATTGTCTCAAACCAAACTCAAAAAGACGTCATACATTGCTCGCTAATACAAGGGAAAATCCACACTAACGTCAAAAGCAAACCAAAAAACCAATGACTTGACACACAATGACACTGATAAATCGCATCGTTGAACAAACTACAAAAGAGACCAAAATAGAAACTCTGATATTCTACTAATCAAGAGAGATCAATCTTCAGAAGGTGCCTCCGCTTTGGTCTCTGTTCCTGTTTTTTCTGCTGTTTTTTCAGAACCCTTTTCAGGTTTGGTGTCATCCACGCTTAATGTGCTCAACTGTCCAACGGCATCAGACACTTCCTCGCTACTTTTTTCTTCGACGTCTCCGGTGGACTCAGTGATGCCTTCAACCGTCTCCATGAATTTCTTGCAGTCTGCAGTGAATGAGTAAACCATAGAAATCACAACATGACAAATGGTGGAAAGAGACCAGAAAATTGAGCATTAGTTCACAGCCCGTTTTTGCTTTGCATGGATAACCGAGATAATAGTAAGTGAGAGATAGCAAACGACAGTGAAGTTGAACAAGCAATGGTTGAGCGCATAAACAATTTTAAGCtatgaaaattttaaacttatggtTGAATTCAAACAAGAGATGAAAAATCTCTAGAACCAGTTCATCCACATTTCAAGGTTCAAGCTGGGATTGTGAAAAATCTACTAGATTGGTCATGTCTCCAAAATTATTTCAACTCAACACAATTCAACCCACCTCATCCACAAACTAGAAAAATAACTTATTTCTAGCAAATTTATTCAAATTTCAACTTTTTGACAATTTTCTTGAGATGCCTGATTTCTAGGAAGATATCAGATGTACCTCAAGTAAGACTGATCGACCTCAACTGAATTGTATCAGTAATTGCCAGTTTTGACATGCTGGTAAATGTGTTATCATATTATGCATTTGGCTTGTTTAATGATATATGTATTACTaaatatcaaaaatttaaattagttgCTAGCATATAATTAAGCATATCCAAATAACATTCTACATCTCGATATGAATGTGCTTtagtataatttaattataataaacttTACAACCTTACTGATTGGGCTTCATAGAACTCATAATTATCTATTCTCATATTTTCTGATTGCAATTGCTTATGGGGTCAATTCTAATATTGTACGATCCAAACTTGTTGGTAGGCCTTATTTTGCATTTCCACAGCCTTAAAAATAAAGATTCTGGCTTCCACAACCACCGAACGTGTTTAGAACTGGTTTGTAAATTGATCACAAAGCAAGCTCCTTTCAACTGGGCTATAAGTTTCTAGACATGTTGATGGTAGATGCTAATATGCTATAAATTTCACATGTTTGTCAAATTTCACCTTATGATCATCCATCCTAAACCATTGAATTGAACAATCAATCACATTGAAGaattcaaaaatagttttaactTTCAAAAAAGTTGTGCCCAATAGTAATTTGTCTATATAATTTTGTCATTTCTTATTCAATCATCccaaaaaattattttgttcAATGAAGGGGGATTCGTTCAAGAATAGCTCATATTTTCCATCAGGTGAACTAgaatagtaaaaaaaaacaattattaaATGTCTACAGACACAGACTCCAATATATGTAAGTattcaaagtatgcaactcaaTTGGAAAGGATTATTTCACTATTTAATTCTTGAGCACATTCAGCACCTTCCACATAGTCAACTCAACAAGACCATGATATGAAAAAGGTGTCCAAGTCAATGGAGTAACAAGTTACAAGTAACATCCACTTATGGGAAAAGAGCACAAAATGTCTAAAAATAATGACATTAATCCTAGATAACAGCGAATCATTTGGAAATTAAATGAAAAAGTGCTAAAATTTCTGAGACTAAAATGGAA
This window of the Zingiber officinale cultivar Zhangliang chromosome 3B, Zo_v1.1, whole genome shotgun sequence genome carries:
- the LOC121968635 gene encoding probable transcription factor KAN4, whose protein sequence is MASSGKDASTSPGEEGGGGNGGSSSNSTVEESDRDQRMRGVRQYVRSKNPRIRWTPELHLCFVRAVKRLGGKAKATPKLVLQLMNVKGLSIAHIKSHLQMYRSKKMDDSGHVMEHPQIMVESSEQHVYSLNKFPTLLDTCNNTNWRSDEFPWSNHRSHWVFQNQILRKAMSDAATATAANGLIRYYDLANGMVPSNPSSKTDRETLSQNVQEGSQEPDLTLSLSIGLSRKDKRPKTLGDETATDRKSSLSLFSSSS